The Dyella caseinilytica genome has a window encoding:
- the ubiB gene encoding ubiquinone biosynthesis regulatory protein kinase UbiB: MKVVPGLLRVTLVLLRYRLDELIDATHLFRPLKLVRPFLGKPMVDVRPLSRGARIRLALNELGPIFVKAGQVLSTRRDLVPADIADELSMLQDQVPPFPGEEARAIVEREFRQPINELYASFDPVPLASASISQVHGATLEDGREVVVKVLRPRIEQRIARDVRLIRSLGELAQRWHPNADKIRPLDVVSEVEKMLENELDLQREGASASLLRRNFASGVDMYVPEVYWELTTARVLTLERVSGVSCDDIAAIDAAGIDRKQLAAKGVRLFYEQVFRDNFFHADAHPGNIWVDPTRAKEPRFIALDFGIMGSLPEADQYWLAQNFIALFERDYARIAKLHIDAGWMPASIRMDELEAAVRTVCEPYFTRPLSQISLAELVVKLFQTARRFELTLQPQLILLQKTLLNIEGVGRMLDPDIDIWAVAHPVLKRILRERYSPMRTFREIRKRVPEWFHNAPQLPELVRNAMRQIAIGEQRFVHDIETLSHQRDLVRRVLRMIGSGLLGGTLIISATLLWTLSPHHGAVLPLCLAGGGLLAFVYGWMRH; encoded by the coding sequence CTGAAGGTAGTCCCAGGTCTATTGCGCGTCACCTTGGTGCTATTGCGCTATCGGCTGGATGAGCTGATCGATGCCACGCACCTGTTCCGTCCGCTGAAACTGGTGCGCCCGTTTCTCGGTAAGCCGATGGTCGATGTGCGCCCACTCTCGCGCGGCGCACGCATTCGGCTTGCGCTGAACGAGCTGGGTCCGATCTTCGTCAAGGCCGGGCAGGTGCTCTCCACCCGCCGCGACCTGGTTCCCGCCGATATCGCCGACGAACTGTCCATGCTGCAGGATCAGGTGCCGCCGTTCCCGGGGGAGGAAGCGCGCGCCATTGTCGAGCGTGAATTCAGGCAGCCGATCAACGAGCTGTATGCGAGCTTCGATCCGGTGCCGTTGGCTTCCGCATCGATTTCGCAAGTGCATGGGGCAACGCTGGAAGACGGGCGCGAGGTCGTGGTGAAAGTGCTGCGTCCCCGCATCGAGCAGCGCATTGCGCGCGATGTGCGCCTGATCCGGTCGTTGGGGGAACTGGCCCAACGCTGGCATCCGAATGCGGACAAGATCCGACCGCTCGACGTCGTCAGCGAAGTCGAGAAGATGCTCGAGAACGAGCTGGATCTGCAGCGCGAAGGCGCGAGCGCCAGTCTGTTGCGCCGCAACTTTGCCAGCGGCGTCGACATGTACGTGCCGGAAGTCTATTGGGAACTCACCACGGCGCGCGTGCTGACACTGGAACGCGTATCAGGTGTGAGCTGCGATGACATCGCCGCGATCGACGCGGCTGGCATCGATCGCAAGCAGCTCGCCGCCAAGGGCGTGCGGTTGTTCTACGAGCAGGTGTTTCGCGACAACTTCTTCCATGCGGATGCGCACCCGGGAAATATCTGGGTGGATCCGACGCGCGCGAAGGAACCACGTTTCATTGCACTGGATTTCGGCATCATGGGCTCGCTGCCGGAAGCCGATCAGTATTGGCTGGCGCAGAATTTCATCGCGTTGTTCGAACGCGATTACGCGCGCATCGCCAAGCTGCATATCGATGCAGGCTGGATGCCGGCCAGTATTCGCATGGATGAACTGGAAGCGGCTGTACGCACGGTTTGCGAACCGTACTTCACACGCCCGCTGTCGCAGATCTCGTTGGCAGAACTGGTCGTGAAATTGTTCCAGACCGCACGCCGCTTCGAACTGACCTTGCAGCCGCAGCTGATTCTGCTGCAGAAAACGCTGCTGAACATCGAAGGCGTCGGGCGCATGCTCGATCCGGATATCGACATCTGGGCGGTGGCGCATCCGGTGCTCAAGCGCATTCTGCGCGAACGTTACAGCCCCATGCGCACCTTTCGCGAAATTCGCAAGCGCGTGCCGGAATGGTTTCACAATGCGCCGCAACTGCCGGAACTGGTGCGCAACGCGATGCGCCAGATCGCCATCGGCGAGCAGCGTTTTGTCCACGATATCGAAACGCTGAGCCATCAGCGCGATCTGGTACGGCGTGTATTGCGCATGATTGGAAGCGGACTGTTAGGCGGAACGCTGATTATCAGCGCGACCTTGTTGTGGACGCTTTCGCCGCATCACGGTGCAGTGCTACCGCTGTGTCTGGCCGGAGGTGGTTTGCTGGCGTTTGTTTACGGCTGGATGCGTCACTGA
- a CDS encoding pseudouridine synthase, which translates to MLDILYQDDALIAVNKPAGMAVHRSKMVGNADTFLIDVLREQVGGTVYLAHRLDRATSGVLLIARSSEVAAALGEQFMSRDVHKQYLAIVRGWPEPLEGVIDYALPGARETGPRRDARTDYRRLATVEVPIALGRYPQQRYALVMAEPETGRFRQIRKHMAHIHHPVIGDCQHGRSDHNRLYKQYFSCHRMLLHAWRLHLRHPVHNSPMTLEAPLDDAFQGVLARFEWTLSEEKTIGLAPTS; encoded by the coding sequence ATGCTCGACATTCTCTACCAAGACGACGCCCTGATCGCGGTCAACAAGCCCGCTGGCATGGCCGTGCATCGTTCGAAAATGGTCGGCAATGCGGACACGTTCCTGATCGATGTCCTGCGCGAGCAGGTCGGTGGCACCGTCTACCTTGCGCACCGTCTCGATCGCGCCACCAGCGGCGTATTGCTGATTGCCCGCTCCTCCGAAGTGGCGGCAGCACTTGGCGAGCAGTTCATGAGTCGCGACGTGCACAAGCAATACCTCGCAATCGTGCGCGGCTGGCCGGAGCCTCTGGAAGGCGTCATCGATTACGCACTGCCGGGCGCACGCGAAACCGGGCCGCGACGCGATGCACGCACCGACTACCGGCGGCTTGCGACGGTGGAGGTACCCATAGCGCTGGGCCGTTATCCGCAGCAGCGCTATGCACTGGTGATGGCCGAACCCGAAACCGGTCGGTTTCGCCAGATCCGCAAGCACATGGCACATATCCATCACCCGGTGATCGGTGACTGCCAGCATGGACGCAGTGACCACAATCGGCTTTATAAGCAATATTTCAGTTGCCATCGCATGCTGCTGCATGCCTGGCGGCTGCACCTGCGACATCCTGTGCACAACAGCCCGATGACGCTGGAAGCGCCGCTGGACGACGCTTTTCAGGGTGTCCTGGCCCGATTCGAGTGGACCCTGTCCGAGGAAAAAACGATAGGTCTGGCGCCAACCAGCTAA
- the arfB gene encoding alternative ribosome rescue aminoacyl-tRNA hydrolase ArfB, translating to MLSVSRSIVLPESELVERFLRADGPGGQHVNRTESAVELRFDVMHSPSLPDDVRTRLLARSDRRLTDDGVLVIQARRFRDQSRNREDARERLVEILRGALVAPKKRIATKPTRASKMRRLDGKQQRSKIKQNRSRSWSHE from the coding sequence ATGTTATCCGTGAGCCGATCCATCGTCCTGCCGGAATCGGAGCTGGTCGAGCGCTTTTTACGCGCCGACGGCCCTGGTGGCCAGCACGTAAACCGTACCGAGAGCGCGGTCGAACTGCGCTTCGACGTGATGCATTCGCCTTCGCTGCCCGACGATGTGCGCACCCGCCTGCTGGCCCGTAGCGACCGCCGCCTGACCGACGATGGCGTCTTGGTGATCCAGGCCCGCCGCTTCCGCGACCAGAGTCGCAATCGCGAGGATGCGCGCGAGCGGCTGGTGGAAATTCTGCGCGGCGCGCTGGTCGCGCCCAAGAAACGCATTGCCACCAAACCCACCCGCGCGTCGAAAATGCGTCGTCTGGACGGCAAGCAACAACGCTCCAAAATCAAGCAAAACCGTTCGCGATCCTGGAGCCACGAGTGA
- a CDS encoding 1-acyl-sn-glycerol-3-phosphate acyltransferase, giving the protein MSEPILPAVPAQAPPLNSRFWPWLMRSLLRLSGWRLLGQLPDVPKLILIGAPHSSYWDGVWGLIMKIGLGININIMIKREVLDGPLGIILRPIGMIPINRSAALNVVGQMVKRFEEHERMWLGITPEGTRKHVKHWKSGFLRIAHEANVPIQTLFIDYPSKTFTLGPVVHASDDPDADMSTIRALFRPYRGRHRNTE; this is encoded by the coding sequence GTGAGCGAGCCCATCCTGCCGGCCGTCCCCGCGCAAGCCCCGCCACTCAATAGCCGCTTCTGGCCGTGGTTGATGCGCAGCCTGCTGCGGCTCTCCGGCTGGCGCCTGCTGGGTCAATTGCCGGATGTGCCCAAGCTGATCCTTATCGGCGCGCCGCACTCGTCGTACTGGGATGGCGTGTGGGGTTTGATAATGAAGATCGGGCTGGGCATCAACATCAACATCATGATCAAGCGCGAAGTGCTGGATGGACCGCTGGGCATCATTCTGCGTCCCATCGGCATGATTCCGATCAACCGCAGCGCCGCACTGAACGTCGTCGGCCAGATGGTGAAGCGCTTCGAGGAACACGAGCGCATGTGGCTAGGCATTACGCCCGAAGGCACGCGCAAGCACGTCAAGCATTGGAAGTCGGGCTTTTTGCGCATCGCTCACGAGGCGAACGTGCCGATCCAGACCCTGTTTATCGATTATCCGAGCAAGACCTTTACGCTCGGCCCCGTGGTACACGCGAGCGACGATCCTGATGCGGATATGAGCACGATTCGCGCGCTGTTTCGGCCTTACCGCGGCAGGCATCGCAATACGGAATAA
- a CDS encoding LysE family translocator, with translation MDSFGIQHYEAFLLASIALNLTPGLDTFYILTRSGREGHAVGLAAALGINAGCIVHTLAAVLGISAILMTSALAFSVLKYLGAAYLVWIGLRMLLSRAITRQPTQTRGSGFNAAFRQGMLTNVLNPKVALFFLAFLPQFVSMHATHPQIGLMLLGLSFIGTGLTWSTVLALAGGRIHRLLTTKPKLGQWMDRLCGTVLLAFGVKLALQQRS, from the coding sequence ATGGATTCGTTCGGCATACAGCATTACGAAGCGTTCCTGCTTGCGAGCATCGCGCTCAATCTGACGCCTGGGCTCGATACGTTCTACATCCTCACACGCAGTGGTCGTGAAGGGCATGCGGTCGGTTTAGCGGCGGCGCTCGGTATCAATGCCGGCTGCATCGTGCATACGCTGGCGGCGGTGCTGGGGATTTCAGCGATTCTGATGACATCGGCACTCGCCTTCAGCGTGCTGAAATATTTGGGCGCGGCGTATCTGGTGTGGATCGGTTTGCGCATGCTGTTATCGCGCGCCATCACGCGGCAGCCGACGCAAACACGCGGGAGCGGATTCAATGCCGCATTCCGACAGGGCATGCTGACTAACGTGCTCAATCCCAAAGTCGCATTGTTCTTCCTGGCCTTTTTACCGCAGTTCGTGTCCATGCATGCCACGCACCCACAAATCGGGCTGATGCTGCTGGGTTTGAGCTTTATCGGCACCGGCCTGACGTGGTCGACCGTGCTGGCACTGGCCGGCGGTCGCATTCATCGCTTGCTGACGACCAAGCCCAAGCTTGGCCAATGGATGGATCGCCTGTGTGGCACGGTGTTACTGGCCTTTGGCGTCAAGCTCGCATTGCAGCAGCGAAGCTGA
- a CDS encoding nuclear transport factor 2 family protein, whose translation MNFRVFVFAAIALGCSWRCEAADQNAQVMDPVQHFFDALGRQDKSGLLAVVAPNIEITSVQQNALHRLTIEKLADAIAAHHGGPIAEHIHQPQVHVDQDLAVVWAPYTFTINGRVDHCGTDVITLGKLQDRWVIIGLSDNERKDGCQ comes from the coding sequence ATGAATTTTCGTGTATTCGTCTTCGCTGCTATCGCACTGGGGTGTTCATGGCGCTGCGAGGCCGCCGATCAAAATGCGCAAGTGATGGATCCGGTTCAACACTTTTTCGATGCCCTTGGTCGGCAGGACAAAAGCGGGTTGCTGGCCGTGGTAGCCCCGAATATCGAAATCACGAGCGTGCAGCAGAATGCGTTGCACCGGCTGACGATCGAAAAGCTGGCAGATGCGATCGCTGCGCATCATGGTGGCCCCATCGCGGAACACATCCATCAACCACAGGTGCATGTTGATCAGGATCTAGCGGTCGTGTGGGCGCCTTACACGTTCACGATCAATGGCCGCGTGGATCACTGTGGCACGGACGTGATTACGCTCGGCAAGCTCCAGGATCGCTGGGTCATCATTGGCCTGTCCGACAACGAACGAAAAGACGGTTGCCAATGA
- a CDS encoding LysR family transcriptional regulator has protein sequence MTKKAAAGSKRRPRKDASAGDAGRYYYKGNRLKQMRAFVATVKLGTLSRAAEALYLSQPSISLQLQALERELGMELLQRSRRRINLTDAGEALYELARPLVEGWESLDRDFQNKVKGMQAGRLTVAAGSSTIQYLLPELVRRYRERYPAVQLQLANVTGKDGMALLRADEADFAIGSMLDVPNDIAWAPVYHYDPMLITPLDHPLAQKETVTLEDLSPHGLILPPQRLSTYRLVDLVFQQRQVPYQVAIEVGGWEVIKEYVAMGLGISIVTGICITEADRARLAVRNMRQYFPQRSYGVVMRKGKFLSKEARAFIDLIRPGLLTHRDYDESGHSER, from the coding sequence ATGACAAAAAAAGCCGCCGCCGGGAGCAAAAGGCGTCCACGAAAGGATGCCTCCGCCGGTGACGCCGGCCGCTATTACTACAAAGGCAACCGGCTAAAGCAGATGCGCGCCTTCGTGGCCACGGTAAAACTGGGCACCCTGAGCCGTGCCGCCGAAGCGCTGTACCTGTCCCAGCCTTCCATCAGCCTCCAACTACAGGCACTGGAGCGAGAGTTGGGGATGGAGCTGCTGCAGCGCAGCCGGCGCCGCATCAATCTCACCGATGCTGGCGAAGCGCTCTACGAGCTGGCGCGTCCCCTGGTCGAGGGCTGGGAGAGCCTGGACCGCGACTTCCAAAACAAGGTCAAGGGAATGCAGGCCGGACGGCTCACCGTAGCCGCGGGCAGTTCAACCATTCAGTACCTGCTGCCGGAACTGGTGCGCCGCTATCGTGAGCGCTATCCCGCTGTGCAACTGCAGCTGGCCAACGTCACCGGCAAGGACGGCATGGCGCTGCTGCGCGCCGACGAAGCCGACTTCGCCATCGGCTCGATGCTCGATGTACCCAACGACATTGCCTGGGCACCGGTCTATCACTACGACCCGATGTTGATCACGCCGCTGGATCATCCGCTGGCGCAAAAGGAGACGGTGACGCTGGAAGATCTTTCGCCGCATGGCCTGATTCTGCCGCCGCAACGCCTGTCCACGTATCGGTTGGTGGATCTCGTTTTCCAGCAACGCCAGGTGCCTTATCAGGTTGCCATCGAAGTTGGCGGCTGGGAGGTGATCAAGGAATACGTCGCGATGGGGTTGGGGATTTCCATCGTCACCGGTATCTGCATTACCGAAGCCGATCGCGCGCGTCTGGCCGTGCGCAACATGCGCCAGTATTTTCCGCAGCGCAGCTACGGTGTGGTGATGCGCAAGGGCAAGTTTCTGAGCAAGGAAGCGCGGGCGTTTATTGACTTGATCCGTCCAGGCTTGCTGACGCATCGCGATTACGATGAGTCAGGTCATTCCGAGCGTTGA
- the aceB gene encoding malate synthase A produces MAVPSEKFVSQPARILASTTDYQDILTPEALAFLARLHRFAEPRRQALLQARRQRQARYDAGALPDFRPDTKAIRESDWTVAPIPRALQDRRVEITGPVERKMIINALNAGAKVFMADLEDSSAPSFANQLDGQINLRDAVNGTLEYRSPEGKEYRVGANPAVLVVRPRGWHLPERHVTVDGETMAGALVDFGLYAFHNARTLHANDLGPYFYLPKLEAMEEAALWDDVMTLAEDELDLPVGTMKATVLIETLPAVFQMHEILHALRGRVVGLNCGRWDYIFSYLKTFRRHRDRLLPERGQVVMTVPFLKAYSELLIQTCHRRGAFAMGGMAAQIPIKGDEDANDKAMAKVRADKLREVQAGHDGTWVAHPALVSIAMDIFDRHMSTPNQLHVKREDVKTDRDTLISPCGGTISCAGFDNNVEVALRYTAAWLEGLGCVPIHNLMEDAATAEIARSQLWQWLHHGSLEFPDHAPIDFALFDHALAAHTHRLQKSNAPGARRATDAARLLTVLTHADQLGDFLTLPAYEQLA; encoded by the coding sequence ATGGCAGTACCCAGTGAAAAGTTCGTCAGCCAGCCGGCCCGCATCCTTGCAAGCACCACCGACTACCAGGACATCCTGACCCCGGAGGCGCTGGCCTTCCTGGCTCGCCTGCATCGTTTCGCCGAGCCTCGCCGCCAGGCCCTGCTGCAGGCCAGGCGCCAACGTCAGGCCCGCTACGACGCTGGCGCATTGCCGGATTTCCGGCCGGATACCAAGGCCATCCGCGAATCCGACTGGACGGTGGCGCCGATTCCCCGCGCCTTGCAGGACCGCCGTGTAGAGATCACCGGCCCGGTTGAGCGAAAGATGATCATCAACGCCCTCAACGCCGGGGCGAAGGTGTTCATGGCCGACCTCGAGGATTCCTCGGCCCCCAGCTTTGCCAACCAGCTCGACGGCCAGATCAATCTGCGCGACGCGGTCAACGGCACGCTCGAATACCGCTCACCTGAGGGCAAGGAATACCGCGTCGGAGCGAATCCCGCCGTCCTGGTGGTGCGTCCGCGCGGCTGGCATCTGCCGGAGCGCCATGTGACGGTCGACGGTGAAACGATGGCCGGCGCCCTGGTCGACTTCGGCCTGTACGCCTTCCACAACGCCCGCACGTTGCATGCGAACGATCTCGGCCCGTATTTCTACCTGCCCAAGCTTGAGGCGATGGAAGAAGCCGCACTGTGGGACGACGTAATGACGCTGGCCGAGGACGAACTCGACCTGCCGGTTGGCACGATGAAAGCCACCGTGCTGATCGAAACGCTGCCGGCGGTGTTCCAGATGCACGAAATCCTGCATGCACTGCGCGGTCGAGTCGTGGGTCTCAATTGCGGCCGCTGGGATTACATCTTCTCCTACCTGAAAACCTTCCGCCGTCATCGTGACCGCTTGCTGCCTGAGCGCGGCCAGGTCGTGATGACGGTGCCGTTCCTGAAGGCGTACTCCGAACTGCTGATCCAGACCTGCCACCGCCGCGGTGCTTTCGCGATGGGCGGCATGGCGGCGCAGATTCCGATCAAGGGCGATGAAGACGCCAACGACAAGGCGATGGCCAAAGTACGCGCCGACAAGCTGCGCGAAGTGCAGGCTGGTCATGACGGCACCTGGGTTGCGCATCCGGCGCTGGTGTCGATTGCGATGGACATCTTCGATCGCCACATGTCGACGCCGAATCAGCTGCACGTGAAGCGCGAAGACGTGAAAACCGATCGCGACACGTTGATCTCACCCTGCGGCGGCACCATCAGCTGCGCCGGTTTCGACAACAACGTCGAAGTGGCGCTGCGTTACACCGCTGCGTGGCTGGAAGGACTGGGCTGCGTGCCGATCCACAACCTGATGGAAGACGCTGCCACCGCAGAAATCGCGCGTTCACAACTGTGGCAATGGTTGCATCACGGCAGCCTGGAATTTCCGGATCACGCACCGATCGATTTTGCGTTGTTCGATCACGCCCTCGCCGCACACACGCACCGCCTTCAGAAAAGCAATGCACCCGGCGCGCGCCGCGCCACCGATGCCGCGCGATTGCTGACCGTGCTCACGCATGCCGATCAACTCGGCGACTTCCTCACTCTCCCCGCCTACGAGCAGCTCGCCTGA
- the aceA gene encoding isocitrate lyase codes for MKTTLPTAEQIALDWKNNPRWTGVQRNYSADDVARLRGTVQVEHSLARRGAERLWKSLHKEDFVNALGALTGNQAMQQVKAGLQAIYLSGWQVAADANVAGEMYPDQSLYPANSVPQVVKRINNTLLRADQLHHAEGKDDTDWMVPIVADAEAGFGGVLNAFELMKAMIEAGASGVHFEDQLASVKKCGHMGGKVLVPTREAVDKLNAARLAADVLGVPTLLVARTDADAADLITSDIDDNDKPFTTGERTVEGFFRVRAGLEQAISRGLAYAPYADLVWCETSKPNLEEARQFAEAIHAKFPGKLLAYNCSPSFNWKKNLDDATIAKFQKELGAMGYKFQFITLAGFHSLNYGMFELAHGYARRQMSAFVELQEKEFAAAERGFTAVKHQREVGTGYFDAVTQAIQQGQSSTTALKGSTEEAQFRPQRASAA; via the coding sequence ATGAAGACCACACTCCCCACCGCCGAACAGATCGCGCTGGACTGGAAGAACAACCCACGCTGGACAGGTGTCCAGCGCAACTACAGCGCTGACGATGTGGCGCGCCTGCGCGGCACGGTGCAAGTCGAACACTCGCTGGCTCGCCGTGGCGCCGAGCGCCTGTGGAAATCACTGCACAAGGAAGACTTCGTCAACGCACTCGGTGCGCTCACCGGCAACCAGGCCATGCAGCAAGTTAAGGCTGGATTGCAAGCGATCTATCTCAGCGGCTGGCAAGTCGCTGCCGACGCAAACGTAGCGGGCGAGATGTATCCGGACCAATCACTCTATCCGGCGAACTCGGTGCCGCAGGTGGTCAAGCGCATCAACAACACCTTGCTGCGCGCCGACCAACTGCACCATGCCGAAGGCAAGGACGACACCGATTGGATGGTGCCCATCGTGGCTGACGCGGAAGCCGGTTTCGGTGGCGTACTCAATGCGTTCGAGCTGATGAAAGCGATGATCGAAGCCGGCGCTTCCGGCGTGCACTTCGAAGATCAGCTCGCCTCCGTGAAGAAGTGCGGCCATATGGGCGGCAAGGTGCTGGTGCCGACGCGCGAAGCGGTGGACAAACTCAACGCCGCACGTCTTGCTGCCGACGTGCTTGGTGTACCGACCCTGCTGGTCGCGCGTACCGATGCCGATGCTGCCGATCTCATCACGTCCGACATCGACGACAATGACAAACCGTTCACCACCGGCGAACGCACCGTGGAAGGATTCTTCCGTGTGCGTGCTGGACTGGAGCAGGCAATCAGCCGCGGCCTTGCTTACGCGCCCTATGCCGACCTGGTGTGGTGCGAAACCAGCAAGCCAAACCTGGAAGAAGCACGCCAGTTTGCCGAGGCGATTCATGCGAAATTCCCGGGCAAGCTGCTCGCCTATAACTGCTCACCGAGCTTCAACTGGAAGAAGAACCTGGACGACGCAACCATCGCGAAATTCCAGAAAGAACTCGGCGCAATGGGCTACAAGTTCCAGTTCATCACCCTGGCCGGCTTCCACAGCCTCAACTACGGCATGTTTGAACTGGCGCATGGCTATGCGCGTCGTCAGATGAGTGCTTTTGTGGAATTGCAGGAAAAGGAATTTGCCGCAGCGGAACGCGGCTTCACCGCTGTGAAGCATCAACGCGAAGTCGGCACTGGATACTTCGATGCGGTGACGCAGGCGATTCAGCAAGGGCAGTCGTCAACGACAGCGTTGAAGGGCTCGACGGAAGAGGCGCAGTTTCGTCCTCAGCGGGCATCGGCGGCGTGA
- a CDS encoding cation:proton antiporter, whose protein sequence is MKIDLGLMLTGMLAIGFFAQWLAWRVKLPAILFLLLAGILLGPVVHALDPDQLLGPLLMPIVSLSVALILFEGSLTLRFHELSGISHVVRGLVSYGAIIALLMLAAAAHYFAGLGWDIALLFGALTCVTGPTVIVPMLRTLRPNERIANALRWEGIVIDPLGALFAVLIYEAIVSHHEGHAIGVFLHTVVIGVVYGGVAALVLAFLLRRQFIPEYLQNFGTLAIVLLSFTLSNEMAHDSGLLAVTIMGIALCNMRDVHIDDILDFKEHLTVLLVSMLFILLAARLSWPLPPGVLWAGIAIFLAAQFIVRPMTVIVSSFGSSLSWRERALISWVAPRGIVAASVTALFALRLSNLGVSGSEVLVPLVFILIIGTVVFQSATARPLARWLKVAEPEPHGVLIYGSDAVARAIGKALKEVGFHILLADDDWDGIRRGRMEGLNTFFGNPASAHADRNLDLVGIGQMLGLSTHRERNSLACLHYQQELGREKVYRLRNLAPQEVTHRKAFNERLLVPALFEDTMTHARFAELLIRGWRIKSTGLSATFDWPHFIEQYGSTSLLMFGVDEKGALRVAAERRELEPRPGWTVIVLVPPEESAVS, encoded by the coding sequence ATGAAAATCGATCTTGGCTTGATGTTGACCGGCATGCTGGCCATCGGCTTCTTCGCGCAATGGCTGGCATGGCGGGTGAAGCTCCCCGCGATTCTGTTTCTGTTGCTGGCGGGCATTCTGCTCGGTCCGGTGGTGCATGCGCTCGATCCGGACCAACTGCTCGGTCCGCTGCTGATGCCCATCGTTTCGCTGTCGGTCGCGCTGATCCTGTTCGAAGGCAGCCTGACTCTGCGATTCCATGAGCTCTCTGGCATCAGTCATGTGGTGCGAGGTCTGGTCAGCTACGGCGCGATCATTGCGCTGTTGATGTTGGCGGCAGCGGCGCATTACTTCGCGGGACTCGGCTGGGATATCGCCTTGTTGTTTGGTGCGTTGACCTGCGTCACCGGTCCCACGGTCATTGTGCCGATGCTGCGCACCTTGCGACCGAACGAACGCATTGCCAACGCATTGCGTTGGGAAGGCATTGTGATCGATCCGCTCGGTGCTTTGTTCGCCGTGCTGATCTATGAAGCCATCGTCTCGCATCATGAGGGGCATGCGATCGGTGTGTTTTTGCACACGGTCGTGATCGGTGTCGTCTACGGCGGCGTTGCTGCGCTGGTGCTGGCCTTTCTATTGCGGCGACAGTTCATTCCAGAATATCTGCAGAATTTCGGTACGCTGGCGATTGTGCTGCTGTCCTTCACGCTCTCCAACGAGATGGCGCACGATTCGGGTCTGCTGGCCGTCACGATCATGGGTATCGCCCTGTGCAATATGCGTGACGTGCATATCGATGACATCCTCGATTTCAAGGAACATTTGACTGTCCTGCTGGTGTCGATGCTGTTCATTCTGCTGGCGGCACGCTTGAGCTGGCCATTGCCGCCAGGTGTTTTGTGGGCAGGTATTGCCATTTTCCTGGCCGCGCAATTCATCGTGCGCCCGATGACTGTGATCGTTTCCAGTTTTGGCAGCAGCTTGAGCTGGCGCGAGCGCGCTTTGATTTCATGGGTGGCGCCGCGCGGCATTGTGGCAGCTTCGGTTACTGCATTGTTCGCACTAAGGCTGTCCAATCTTGGCGTAAGTGGCAGCGAAGTCTTGGTGCCTTTGGTATTCATCCTGATCATCGGCACCGTGGTTTTTCAGAGCGCGACGGCCCGGCCGCTGGCGCGCTGGCTGAAGGTGGCTGAGCCGGAACCGCATGGTGTGTTGATCTATGGTTCCGACGCCGTTGCACGGGCGATTGGCAAGGCGCTGAAAGAGGTGGGCTTCCACATTCTGTTGGCGGACGATGACTGGGATGGTATTCGTCGTGGCCGCATGGAAGGCCTGAACACCTTCTTTGGAAACCCTGCCTCAGCGCATGCTGATCGCAATCTCGATCTGGTGGGTATTGGCCAGATGCTGGGCCTTTCGACCCATCGCGAGCGCAATTCGCTCGCTTGCCTGCATTACCAGCAAGAGCTGGGTCGTGAAAAAGTCTATCGGTTGCGCAATCTGGCGCCCCAGGAAGTCACGCATCGAAAGGCATTCAACGAACGCCTCCTGGTACCTGCTTTGTTCGAGGACACCATGACGCATGCGCGCTTCGCGGAATTGCTGATACGTGGCTGGCGCATCAAATCCACCGGGCTGAGTGCAACGTTCGACTGGCCACACTTCATCGAGCAATATGGTTCCACATCGTTGCTGATGTTTGGCGTGGATGAGAAAGGCGCGCTGCGTGTGGCGGCGGAGCGGCGGGAATTGGAGCCGCGGCCCGGATGGACGGTGATTGTGCTGGTGCCGCCGGAGGAGTCGGCGGTATCGTAA